One genomic segment of Ictalurus punctatus breed USDA103 chromosome 12, Coco_2.0, whole genome shotgun sequence includes these proteins:
- the LOC108272452 gene encoding C-C chemokine receptor type 5-like, whose protein sequence is MNISSTRNSSIHSEEEWEYIVKPFFVISIHMLNYLLGLPLNSYVMVLLLHGCRRLDPCDVFTLNQAAVEIFFLFLGPFHIMCDVKMDLCFYDVIGFFVGVGMLVRSLFQCWVCLERYVAVIHPITFLMFRPLRYRVVICVVTWTSGLACGVVCMFMFPFLPYRVILAYAVIVLSIHVFSCMSILYKLRHPGPGERNADRATEDRAKKRAFHIVVINLLTFLVQNTPFSVVFCMQDTLSMMDFSLALAISLAINIMMGFMNPVFVLLKAGKLSFLKSACF, encoded by the coding sequence ATGAACATCTCCAGCACCAGGAACTCCTCCATCCACTCAGAGGAAGAGTGGGAGTACATCGTCAAGCCCTTCTTCGTTATATCTATCCACATGCTCAATTATCTCCTGGGTCTTCCTCTAAACTCCTACGTCATGGTGCTGCTTTTACACGGATGTAGGAGATTGGATCCGTGTGACGTCTTCACTCTCAACCAGGCTGCTGTTGAAATCTTCTTCCTGTTCTTGGGGCCTTTTCACATTATGTGTGATGTAAAGATGGACCTGTGTTTCTATGACGTGATAGGCTTTTTCGTCGGTGTAGGGATGTTGGTGCGCTCTCTGTTCCAGTGCTGGGTGTGTTTGGAGCGTTACGTGGCTGTCATCCATCCCATCACCTTCCTAATGTTCAGACCTCTTAGGTATCGAGTGGTAATCTGTGTCGTGACCTGGACGAGCGGATTGGCATGTGGCGTCGTCTGCATGTTCATGTTCCCATTCCTGCCCTACAGAGTTATCCTCGCCTATGCCGTCATCGTTCTGAGCATCCACGTCTTCAGCTGCATGTCCATTCTGTACAAGCTGAGACACCCAGGACCGGGGGAGAGGAACGCCGACAGGGCGACGGAGGACAGAGCCAAAAAACGGGCCTTTCATATCGTTGTGATTAACCTGCTGACGTTTTTGGTCCAAAACACACCATTCTCCGTCGTCTTCTGCATGCAGGACACGCTGTCCATGATGGACTTCAGCCTGGCTCTAGCGATCAGTCTGGCCATTAACATCATGATGGGTTTCATGAATCCGGTTTTTGTGCTTCTTAAAGCTGGAAAACTATCGTTTTTAAAGTCtgcatgcttttaa